GTTTGGGTGGAGAAGttgtttcttcttttatctcccctcccccctctttctttctttctttctttctttctttttctcagtAGAGAGCAAATCCTTTGCAAAACACatttataaaaaagaatttCTATGAAAAACAATCCGGAGAATCTCAAgcagcatttggtatgcattcttagaatgcattgtaggttgatttcgcataattatttttatcatccaagaatgcgaaatcaacctaaaatgcattccaagaatgttTGTGAGCACTTTGTAGACCTGGCCATATGGTTGTGAGGTATGTGTTCGTATCTGAATGTGTTGTGGCCGTGTGCTTGAGAATTTGTGACACCAACGAGTGAGTAAACAGAATTAAGGAGTTTAAAGAGTTTTGAAAGATCACTGATTCAGCCCCCTCTCAGTGAGCTGTTGTGTTCAACAAACTCTTAAGGAGTTGAATAGCAAGTTGATGAGAACGAGGATGATCCCAAAATCTAGAAGCTCAAGAACGCGAAGTTACAGAAATGCATCTATGACATCTTTTGCAACTAAGAATCTTGTTCAAGATCATACTCATATCATGCAAGTTTACAACTGCatcatttttaattaaatttgcTAGATAGCATGCTTGGGCTTAACTATAAGAATTTCTGAAGCACTGATTGCGAAATAAAAGGAGCAACTTTATCCAGCTAGTTACTTCCCGACCCTACGCAACTACCCAGTGAAGCAGAAAATACTTCTCAGGGAAGGAGAACAAGCATCAATAGAGCGGTTATGTGGTGTGGTTGAGCCAGGGAACAGAGCATAATCCCAAACAAGTAGTgaaacatttttcttctttagagAACTTGCAGAAGCCAGCACCCATTATGAAGACGCCCACAAAGGTCATTTCGGTATATCTCAAGTCGAACAGTTTCATATTCCACCTCAGATTTTCAACTTCAAAAAAGAATTTCAGTCCCCTGTTTCATAACCATTGCAAGCACTAAAGGATTGTCTCAGTTCAATATCATCACTTCCATTAACCACATCACAGTTCTCTTGATAGCCATTGTTGGGCTTACCAAGGCCAACCATTCCAATTCGCCAACTGCGTCAAGCACGAGATTTCAGATGAGAGCTTTGGTTTTTGAGGACTCGAGGACCGTTGAGTGTGTCGAACAAATCCTAATATTTATGAGGCAACAATTTGCCTATAAATCTCGCGTCAAATTTACCAAAGCTAAAATGTGTGATCTTGAGTAAAATTTTCTCTCATGAAAAAATTccattttataaaaagaaattggTGGAAAATCTAGTTTTACAGTAAAATTTGTTTTCAAGCCCCATAAAAATTTCATGTTTAtcatctctcacacacacacacacacacacatttttaGTGAAAGAATGCACATGTAAACTCTATAGACAGCCTTCAGAGCAATTTACAGGTCCAAGCATGCTTATATTCATTGAGTGACAAACATCCATCATTTTCTGCCCCATGCAAAGCAGCAAACAGGCTGAAAAAGGACAAGGAAAGAATCAAGTTCAGAGGATCTACAAATAAGCAAATCCAAATAAAACTAGAAATATGGATAGAAAGAGAATAACGTACTGTAGAATCATCATTATTATTCTGCTGCTGACCATTGTGAGATGACTCAGTTGGCACGACTCGCACCTTTTGTGACCCACCCTGCTTCTCCTCCCTCACTTTATCGAAGACTTGAGTATAACCGCCAGCCGATGCTGGGTCCTTATTCCAGTCACCAAATTTTGGTACAGCAGCTCCTCTATCGTGCTGCCACAAGAGAGATCATAACATCACTACTATTGTATAAGTAGCTTGAAAAAAGTATGCAAATATCAGTGTTATCAACAGTGCAGGAACCAAAAACAATACATATGTGTTTCTCCCTTCAGCAATTTGACAAGTGACAGAAGTGATTGCTTTCTGATCACACATgctccaaccccctccccccaccaaaaaaataaacaaatgggaagtagttttctgtccgggagtgtggcctacaccagcgctcccatgtgtctatctctccttttcaaaacaaagcggcataggtgtcttttcatatgaggcgGAGAGAGCtggactcatgggagtgctggcgtaggccacagtCCTGgacacagtttttttttccctaaataaATACACAAACACACAGTCACAAGCATACACAGTTGATGGGAAATATTATAGAAATTACAGTTTCATCTGCTCGGGTTGCTGGTTTCTGTCGCGATGTTCCAGGGGTGGCGGGAGCTAAGCCATGGTTATGTTCAGATGAACCTTTTCTTTCCCAGGAGGGTGTGGAAACCCCACTGCCCTTGCCTGAAACTCTTGCCTGGTGGTGTGGATGGATTGGTGACTGTTCAACACTTGAACCACCATTTTGCTGGCCAGTCCTCCTGGAGTCACCATGACGTTGAAGAGGTGAATCAGTGCCAGTTTTCCGTACTACATTATCATAGCGAGCTGGAGAAACAGTTGATCGCCTAAGGTCACCATCTTCCCTGCTTGATCGGCGCTCGTGCTTTGACCTTGTGGCTCCTGGTATCACAGTTGCATCAGGTTCAGCTCCAGTCTTTACTGCAGCAGCTCGAACTGGGTGTTTATCATCAGAAGATGCATTTTTTTTAGGGTCATTTGGATTTATCATCTTTGCACCACTCCTGCTCTTGCTTGCCTTGTCAAAATAGGCTGTGTATGGGACATCTCCACTTTCCCAATTGCCGAACTTAGGAACATGTGAGCGTTGCTGCCAAAATAATTCGACCCTTAttatttcaaccaaaaaaaataaaatgatcatcACAAATTCAGGCTTAAACAAGATCACACCATCAGACAAACATATTGAAAAACAGAATAGTCAGTAGAAGAAATGCAAATGCAACGCATGTATGTGTGTGGTCGTATATtactaataaataataatactattaaTAATGCTAGATTTATAGTCACagtaatattaataataattatttttcaCAAAAATAAATTATGTAGGACTATTATAGCCAGAAAAATCTTAGCAATGAagtaaaaaaagggggggggagttCATACTGGGTGTATACTGGGTGTGTATATAAGGGTGGGTGGGTATGTACAGAAACTAGCCACATCATCAGAGACAACAAACAATGGCCGTAAGCTCATCTTCACTTTCATTTGTGTTCGTCCTAATTAATGGTTAGACCAGCAGACCATGAGTATTCTGCACATCCTTGATTGGGGATTCTTTGACCCTATTTTCGCCATTTGCAACTCTACAATCAAATTTGGGCAGAAAAGATACAATTGGCCCTTCTCCACACAAAGTTAATTATCATTTTGTTTCATATCGTTCCAACCCTTCTTAACAGATGCATGACAAAATTCTAGGGGCTTAAAAGTTATATCTGAATGAAAGAAGGTTAGAAACAGGAAAATAGGAAATCCACTGTCCATCTGGCAGAGGCTAGGCAAGCATGGATGCCATGTAAATGATGTAATAGATGGAAACTGATCCTTTTACTATACCTATAAGATTGAATCAAATGCTGATCATCAGATTAGGTCATTTAGGTAAAAGAGATCCATCAGGTGGCACCCATCATAAGGTGTGCTATGACACCACAAAACATCATAGATTTTGCCATCTTAAAAGAATATTTATTTCACTATGCTACGGAACctcaatttaattaatagcACTTAACATCAAGTGAGTTTTTCAGCACATATAAGGAAAATTAGTGGATTTAGACTTTAGATAACTTGCTTAGGGTACATGATAGGAAAGATAATGATCAATAACCTTTGTGCAATAGGTTGCATAGAACCACAGGATTTCCGGGTTCAATGGGGTCAGTCCGGTGGAGCACATCCACAAATTCAATCCAACACATGGAACCAAAAGGTTTCACTCGGCTTCATAACTGTTTCCTAAAGCATACAATAGAATTACCTATAACCTAATCAAGCagtagttcaattttaattaatgtacccatagttgtcaaggtgactaagcaacccaaggcgttgggaggggcctggatgcctaggtgacCCAAGAAGCATGAACGCCTAGgagacaccttgacaactatgattgtgTCTATAAAGGCTCAATGTGATCTGCACAAAACCTCCCTACTTTACTATCCAAATGGAATCCACAGATACCTAAATGATGGAAATAGTCTTGCTAAGTGAACCCTGAACAGCTGAACTGACTTGTAAATTGGAGCATTCCCTCTCCATCAAAACCTTGAGGCTTTCGGTCTCCTCTCTCCTCACCAACTGAAAAAACAGAGGCCAGCCCATGGCTTGCATTTCTTGAATACAGTTGTACTTATATGCCTATGTCTGGTTTCAATTATTACTTCTGTTCTCCCTTCAATCTCATGGATTTTTCTTATTctactcaaaaaataaaaagtataaGAACTACAAAGCCATGAAATAAGGACAACCTGAACTGTCAGCAAGGAAAATAATCTCCATAAAACATTCAACTAGTGTTGCTTCTACATGCAGAAAATACAATTAGTTATACGTTCACTATACAGTTCTGAAATTTGATAGTTTCTTAATAGACTTTTCTAAttcatcaaatcaaataaaacttcAGTACAAATTCTCACACACGAACATACATGTTATCCCCTCCACACCAGTGATCTCGAATGTTTCAAGCTTAAAAAATGGACTGACAAAATTAGAGATAATTATTGGCACCACAGTATATTTATGGTATGAACAgactaaaaaaaaactcataaaaGCATGGATGGAGTAAACTTGGACCCCACCTCCGATGGTTTATGCATACACATTGTAACCATGTATCAATTCCTAATCCATTGAGTATGTTAAGCAAATTGAAAAGCATTGTGGAACTGCCCATGAAAACCACACCACACTTCCATCACTCATATTCATCAccatccaataaaaaaaaaaagggaaagaaacctTTTCTTGACCCACAGCATATGTCATTCCAAAACTTCACCTGAAGGAAAGGAAATGTCCACACCATATGTCATTCCAAAACCTCACACGCTTCTACTTCCCCATGATAAAAGCATTTGAATTCTTCTAGTGTCAAATGCCTTGAGAATGTCCACCAAACAATCTTCCATAACTTCATGCCACCTTCAAGTATTGAGGATTCCAATCATGGATTTTGTTGCTGATTTTCAGATATATGGTCAGGTTCTCACCACCTTACCAATATTTGTATCATCATTTGGGTTGTACCAAAGCAAGTACTGTAGACAAGTTCCTAGGCAAGCAGTACttgaataggaataataagaaCCAGGCCCACACCACTTAGGCCCATAGTTCTTTTAACTGGCTTATGGGCCAGGCCAGTCCATCGGTCTCTGTGTTTTCTGGTTCACCCAAAACCAGAATCATGGGGGCTTAtaatagtagtttctattttgtgatcTTAGGCTAGTTTCCACTATTTAGCTAAatgtctttcttttatttcattactTTCTGTACAAGTCCTTTTTTTTCCATGTGgggattttctttttatttatttgtttccttgtttgtgTTACATACAACACATTATAAGCTGTAATTGGCCTTAGAGCCCTCCCCACCATTTTGAGATGAATAAAAAGCTTGGTTTTTATGCCATATTTCTGTGTGATGCAGTGGAGTGAGGTGAGAGGCCTTAGGTAAGTCAGAGActgaccaaggccataggtgagaggccttggtcgtatctcccccccccctcccccctttctttcttcttcctcttctcttccatttcctcttcagtttcttttttattaccACTGCAACTGAGGATCACAGAGTGATACTGAGACCTGCTGGAGAGTTTTATTTTACTGTTGCATGCTCCATCAGTTCTCTGTGGTGTACTGAAGACTTGGAGGCAGAGTACCCTCCTTCGGCACTGTGAATCTGTGTTCTTCTGGCAGCAACCTTCGAGGGTGTATAACTCCACATCCAGCCATCAACTCCATCCCTTCTTGTAGTATGTTAATCCTTCCTTCAATGGTTTCCTTCAACTGTAATTTCATAGCCATCCAATGGCTGTAAGTCCCTGAGGTAACAACCATCTAAATGTTGTTCCCTAGTTTCCAATTTTGAACCACTGCCATATCTCATGGTCTAGCCATTAGATGTGGCTGTAAATTTGAAGTGTTAATACTCTTCAATATTCCTACCTTCAACTGGAATGATAGCCCCATCAGTGTTGGTTAAAGTTATTTATTACTGTTAtcttgagtttctattttggcttACTCTATTTTCTGAGTTTTGGAGGCCATTCTGTTGCCGAAAGGA
The sequence above is a segment of the Telopea speciosissima isolate NSW1024214 ecotype Mountain lineage chromosome 7, Tspe_v1, whole genome shotgun sequence genome. Coding sequences within it:
- the LOC122669533 gene encoding RPM1-interacting protein 4-like is translated as MAQRSHVPKFGNWESGDVPYTAYFDKASKSRSGAKMINPNDPKKNASSDDKHPVRAAAVKTGAEPDATVIPGATRSKHERRSSREDGDLRRSTVSPARYDNVVRKTGTDSPLQRHGDSRRTGQQNGGSSVEQSPIHPHHQARVSGKGSGVSTPSWERKGSSEHNHGLAPATPGTSRQKPATRADETHDRGAAVPKFGDWNKDPASAGGYTQVFDKVREEKQGGSQKVRVVPTESSHNGQQQNNNDDSTPVCCFAWGRK